One part of the Streptomyces lydicus genome encodes these proteins:
- the mycP gene encoding type VII secretion-associated serine protease mycosin, whose protein sequence is MTKALLRGAAVALSCAALAVLPAVPAHADALRAQEWGLEAVHAQQAWHTTKGKGVTVAVLDTGVDANHPDLKGQVLPEKDLVGFGAGPGEGAWARHGTGMASVIAGRGHGAGNQDGVLGVAPEARILPVRVILEDNDPQRERARTEKAGALADGIRWAADHGADVISMSLGDDSESAHPEPREDAAVQYALGKGIPVVASAGNGGLKGNHVSYPAAYPGVIAATAVTHLGARARFSTRHWYATVSAPGDAIVMAGTGDGYLSGWGTSPAAAFVSGAIALIRSAHPDLSPAQIRRLLTSTAQDAPQGGRDDDYGAGLIDPAAALKAADGLKPVPQKPVPAAYAHRYFGPGPTPDDDPAAPTNWLPWAAGALGLTLLAAAFSFWRTRP, encoded by the coding sequence ATGACGAAGGCCCTGCTGCGCGGCGCCGCCGTCGCCCTGTCCTGCGCGGCGCTCGCGGTGCTCCCCGCCGTGCCCGCGCACGCCGACGCGCTGCGCGCCCAGGAGTGGGGCCTGGAGGCCGTCCACGCCCAGCAGGCATGGCACACCACCAAGGGCAAGGGCGTCACCGTCGCCGTCCTCGACACCGGCGTCGACGCGAACCATCCCGACCTCAAGGGCCAGGTCCTGCCCGAGAAGGACCTGGTCGGCTTCGGTGCCGGCCCCGGCGAGGGGGCCTGGGCCCGGCACGGCACCGGCATGGCCAGCGTCATCGCCGGCCGCGGCCACGGCGCGGGCAACCAGGACGGCGTCCTCGGCGTCGCCCCGGAGGCCCGCATCCTGCCGGTCCGGGTGATCCTGGAGGACAACGACCCGCAGCGCGAACGGGCCCGTACCGAGAAGGCCGGCGCGCTCGCCGACGGCATCCGCTGGGCCGCCGACCACGGCGCCGACGTGATCAGCATGTCGCTGGGCGACGACAGCGAGTCCGCGCACCCCGAACCGCGCGAGGACGCCGCCGTCCAGTACGCCCTCGGCAAGGGCATCCCCGTCGTCGCCTCCGCCGGAAACGGCGGCCTGAAGGGCAACCACGTCTCGTACCCCGCCGCCTACCCGGGCGTCATCGCGGCCACCGCCGTCACCCACCTGGGTGCCCGGGCCCGCTTCTCCACCCGCCACTGGTACGCCACGGTCAGCGCGCCCGGCGACGCCATCGTGATGGCCGGCACCGGCGACGGCTACCTCTCGGGCTGGGGCACCAGCCCCGCCGCCGCCTTCGTCTCCGGCGCCATCGCCCTGATCCGCTCCGCCCACCCCGACCTGAGCCCCGCCCAGATCCGCCGGCTGCTGACCAGCACCGCCCAGGACGCCCCGCAGGGCGGCCGCGACGACGACTACGGCGCCGGCCTGATCGACCCCGCCGCCGCCCTCAAGGCCGCCGACGGCCTCAAGCCCGTCCCCCAGAAGCCGGTCCCCGCCGCGTACGCCCACCGCTACTTCGGCCCCGGCCCCACCCCCGACGACGACCCGGCCGCCCCCACCAACTGGCTTCCCTGGGCCGCCGGCGCCCTGGGCCTGACCCTCCTCGCCGCCGCCTTCTCCTTCTGGCGCACCCGGCCCTGA
- a CDS encoding DUF1844 domain-containing protein translates to MSDQTPQQPAAPGAASPDFDAMTRDIAEVPAVEVITTVAVHLMSSAAVNLGLAEGGETHKDLDEARKLIQALAGLVTASATEIGSYHAAPLRDGLKSLQLAFREASVVPDEPGQGPGEKFTGPVYG, encoded by the coding sequence ATGAGCGACCAGACCCCTCAGCAGCCCGCCGCACCGGGTGCGGCAAGCCCCGATTTCGACGCCATGACCCGCGACATCGCGGAGGTGCCGGCGGTCGAGGTGATCACCACGGTCGCGGTGCACCTGATGAGCTCGGCGGCGGTCAACCTCGGGCTCGCCGAGGGCGGCGAGACCCACAAGGACCTCGACGAGGCGCGCAAGCTCATCCAGGCACTGGCCGGGCTGGTCACCGCCAGCGCCACCGAGATCGGCTCGTACCACGCGGCCCCGCTGCGGGACGGGCTGAAGTCGCTGCAGCTGGCGTTCCGCGAGGCGTCGGTCGTCCCGGACGAGCCGGGGCAGGGGCCCGGGGAGAAGTTCACCGGGCCGGTATACGGCTGA
- a CDS encoding SseB family protein, which produces MVQKNIPDPGFSDDDGSADPALTAALTAYGDDRSTEPQLLAALAGARMLVPVVAVLGEVETGPDGLRREKTSDMAVPTLQAPDGRRALPAFTSMETLQRWRPDARPVAVPLRQALLAASHEKADTLVIDLAGPVTYQLTGPALRALAEGRTTADPLADPAVTDALRALLAAEPAVLVAHLAPSRETDATLALGLAADAPTAEVAQRLAGALATDEVLRARLVRGLDLALLPPDGAAPAEPLYRR; this is translated from the coding sequence GTGGTGCAGAAGAACATCCCCGACCCCGGCTTCTCCGACGACGACGGCTCCGCCGACCCCGCCCTGACCGCCGCCCTGACGGCGTACGGCGACGACCGGAGCACCGAGCCGCAGCTGCTGGCCGCGCTGGCCGGCGCCCGGATGCTCGTCCCCGTGGTGGCGGTGCTGGGTGAGGTGGAGACCGGCCCGGACGGTCTGCGCCGCGAGAAGACCAGCGACATGGCGGTCCCCACCCTCCAGGCGCCGGACGGCCGCCGCGCCCTGCCCGCCTTCACCTCCATGGAGACCCTCCAGCGCTGGCGCCCCGACGCCCGCCCGGTGGCCGTCCCGCTCCGCCAGGCGCTGCTGGCCGCCTCCCACGAGAAGGCCGACACCCTGGTCATCGACCTGGCCGGCCCGGTCACCTACCAGCTGACCGGTCCCGCGCTGCGCGCCCTCGCCGAGGGCCGGACGACCGCCGACCCGCTCGCCGACCCGGCCGTCACCGACGCCCTGCGGGCCCTGCTCGCCGCCGAGCCCGCGGTCCTCGTCGCCCACCTCGCGCCGTCCCGCGAAACCGACGCGACCCTCGCCCTGGGCCTGGCCGCCGACGCCCCGACCGCCGAGGTCGCCCAGCGGCTGGCGGGGGCGCTGGCCACCGACGAGGTGCTGCGCGCCCGGCTCGTCCGCGGGCTGGACCTGGCCCTCCTGCCGCCGGACGGCGCGGCCCCCGCGGAGCCGCTCTACCGGCGCTGA
- a CDS encoding MIP family channel protein, producing the protein MASPASKTETGPEDPTVLTRTVVSEFLGTLLLVFFAVGSAVLAGEYIGTFGIALAFGFTMLALAYALGPVSGCHLNPAVTLGMLLARRITLRSAVEYWIAQVVGAVVGAALLFLVAKQVPGLQTHAAFGTNGWGDRSAVHLNLGGAFVAEMVMTFLFVFVVLAVTHRVALFGFNGVAIGMALATVHLIGIPLDGTSVNPARSLGPALFAGGAAITQLWLFIVAPLIGGAIAAAVHQITHPPHEPVVVADEAAPREPTPGADERI; encoded by the coding sequence ATGGCGAGTCCGGCGTCCAAGACGGAAACGGGGCCCGAGGACCCCACGGTGTTGACCCGTACGGTCGTGTCCGAGTTCCTCGGCACGCTGCTGCTGGTGTTCTTCGCCGTCGGCTCCGCGGTGCTGGCGGGCGAGTACATCGGCACCTTCGGCATCGCGCTGGCCTTCGGCTTCACCATGCTGGCGCTGGCCTACGCCCTCGGCCCGGTCTCGGGCTGCCACCTCAACCCCGCGGTGACCCTGGGCATGCTGCTGGCCCGTCGCATCACGCTGCGCTCCGCGGTCGAGTACTGGATCGCCCAGGTCGTCGGCGCCGTCGTCGGGGCGGCGCTGCTGTTCCTGGTCGCCAAGCAGGTCCCCGGGCTCCAGACGCACGCGGCCTTCGGCACGAACGGCTGGGGCGACCGCTCGGCGGTGCACCTCAACCTCGGCGGCGCCTTCGTCGCCGAGATGGTGATGACCTTCCTGTTCGTCTTCGTGGTGCTGGCGGTCACCCACCGGGTGGCGCTGTTCGGCTTCAACGGCGTGGCGATCGGCATGGCGCTGGCCACCGTCCACCTCATCGGCATCCCGCTGGACGGCACCTCCGTGAACCCCGCCCGGTCCCTCGGCCCGGCTCTGTTCGCGGGCGGCGCCGCCATCACCCAGCTGTGGCTCTTCATCGTCGCGCCGCTGATCGGCGGGGCGATCGCGGCCGCGGTGCACCAGATCACCCACCCGCCGCACGAGCCGGTCGTCGTCGCCGACGAGGCCGCGCCGCGCGAGCCCACACCCGGCGCCGACGAACGGATCTGA